The window CGCTGACGGCACCACCCTGTCCTGGATGCGAAGCCAATCATCTCCAGAAAACTATAAGGTAACCTTTGAATACTCTTCAGATGGAACGAGTTGGGTTTCTCTGGGTGTTGGTACACGCATTAGCGGAGGTTGGCACCTGACCGGACAGTCATTGGCTTATAATGAAATTGGATACATTCGTGCACAAGGCCAAATCTCGGGAGGGCAACACAATGGTTCCGCCGGATTTATCGAATCTGTGAGACAGTATTATAATTCTCTCACTCCCACAGCGACACCTACACCGACTGTGACATCAACCTCCACAATAACACCAACTATAACCGCGACTTATACCGCAACGCCCTTGGCGACTATCAATCCCACGGCAACACCAAGCCCGACTTTTTCGGCAACGCCGACTGCAACCATAACGATTACCGCAACCCCCACACCGGACAATCCGTTGCTGAATGTGGATTTGAGAGGAAAAATCACACTCGCCTATCCCAATCCTGCTGTTAATGAAATGCGGTTCTTATTTCACCTGGATCATGCCACAGAGGTGGGTTTGCAGATTTACAATATGTCAGGCGAACAAATTGCTCAGCTTACGCAATCCCTGCCGGCCGGACACGGACAAACCATTGTTTGGGATTGTTCATCTGTCGCGCCCGGCATCTATCTGGTACGAATTATTATGGATGGTAAGAATAAAGGACAACTAAAAGCAGCGATTGTGAAATAACCGCAGGATGGCTCCAGCTGTTTTGTGACAATTCAAACCAATCATTTTTAGAAAGGTACAACTAATGTGTAATGAAATAAAATGGATGGAATATAATGGTAAAAAAATAATGGACAATGATTTATCTGGTCTATTACCTGAAAAATTCATAAATAAAATGAATAAATTCGAGAATGCTGTAATCAGCCAAAATGACAGAAACCTATTGGTTCTTTCTGATATTGAAAATGCACAATTTAGCCCTGCGAGTATGATTGTATTAAAAAAAATTGCAGGTACAACTGCGCCCTATATAAAAAAATATGCAATAGTTGGGGTTAAAGGTATTAAAAAAATATTGTTTAAGGCAGTGCAAGTTGTATCAACTACTTCCTTGGAAGCATTTGATTCATTAGAAGAAGCTAAAAAATGGTTAGTGGAATAATTTGAACGGAGCAGGCCTGGGACGGGAAAAATAACCAGTGTATGACTAATATTCTGATTCCGCTGCAAAACCACTCATCATCTATAATCATGAAACAGGGGACGTAGTGGGCTGCCTCGGGTTTGATAGACACTTTAATTAAGCTGCAATCTGTGTCGATTATAAAATATTTCAATTTATCAATCAGCGACTCCATTTACTTGACAAGCATAAATATTTTCGATTAAGCTATGCGGAGTAAGTACTGCCAAGCAGGTACTTCGGGAGGAAAGCATGAAAACGAAAACATTTTTTCTGAGTATGATATTAATGATTGGTCTGGTCCTGTTCGGGTTGGTGACAAAAGGCTATGCCGCATCAGCCAATGATGAATTCAATCCCAATGCAGACTTTGCCGTTCATTCCCTGGCTGTGCAGGCTGACAAAAAAATACTCGTAGGCGTTCTTTTTAGCAACATCGGAGGTATTGGCAAGAACCGCATCGCCCGCTTGAATACAGACGGCTCAATAGATGCCACTTTTATTCCCAATGCGGACGACGCTGTCCGTACCCTGGTTGAGCAGGCTGACGGAAAAATACTCGCAGGCGATAGTTTTACCAGTATCTCAGGCACACCCAGGAACCACATCGCCCGGCTGAACACGGACGGTACATTGGATATTGCTTTCAATTCTGATGCCAGCTTCTTCAATCGTGCTTGATTTGCGGTTTTTGGATTTAGTTTGAAAATTGATTTTTGATTTTGCTTTAAGTGCACACGCTATTTTTACTGCGACTTAAAATCAGGGCCATGCGCCTATGAATCCAATCAAGCGTTTTTCCCACTCCGGGTACTTTAAAAAGACTGCCCGATTCCCCAAACAATGACTGTTTCCGCCGTAGTATCAGTCCTTTGGGCGAGATCAAAACGAATGGTAAGCAATTGTTTTCCCAGCAAAAATGTATGCATTCGCAAACCAAATCCGACTGAATTTCTTACATCTTTGCCTGAGCTTTCGCTGATCGTGTTGCTCACAATGCCAATATCGTCGAAAAAAACCGCCTGAATTGATTTTATCAATAAAAAATCGAGCGGCCAAAGAGAATAGTTGATATTCCGCGCCAAAGGGAAACGGAGCTCAGACTGCCTAACAACTCGCCATAGCGATAGCCGCGAATGGTCGCAGAATCCGGTAAAAGACCAATACCGCCGGATAAATAAACCGGGCGGTCAGACCCGAAACTCCCGGCCAGCATCAGCCGTGAACCGAAAACCAGGGTAGGCGAAATAAAATCAAGCGTTTTATACAATTGAGAATTCAACTGGAGTATCTGATAACGCTCTTCGCCGCCCAATATTTTATCCGCAGTCAGCAGGGACAAACGGTGACGAAATCCATCCGCAGGGGCATACTCATACCAGGCGGTACTGTCATGCACTAATGAAAGGCGGAGGGTGCCCACGCGCCGGTTCTGCGTGAAATCTTCGTGTTCGCGCTTGAGATAACTCAAGCCGACTTCCATTTCAATCCGGTCATACATTGAAAAAGGTTTCTGAAAAGAAATTGCACCGCCGATCGCTTCGTCATTAAATTCGTCGAGTAAGTCACTGGTCTCCAGATCAAGAATGCGGTAATAATACCGGCTGTACTTAATTCCCAACTGGATATCAATCGGATAAGCCAGATTACTATAAGTGAGCTGGGTGTTGGCCTGGTACCCTGGAACAAAATCGCTGTATAGGTTGACCAAATGGTCTCCTAAGTAATCACTTGCCGTAAAATAGCCGCCCCCGACCACACCTTGCGAGCTATCGTAACCCGCCAGTAAAAAAAGCAGATCCGGCGAAAAGCGAAAATGATAAGGGTGCTGTTTTTGGATAACACCGGCTTTCTTTTCCAATACCACTGTTTCTCCCATATTCGCTTCCGGCGATGTTTCAGGTGTGTCCTTCGGGCTCGCGGCGTTGGGATCTGCCGGAGAATCCACCCGCGTCGCTGCCGGGACAACGATCACCTCCCGTTCCTTTTGCAGATAGGATGCCGGCATAACATAAAGCGCGTGGTTTCCGTTTTGATAAACCGTAAAAACAATTTTTTTACCATCCGGAGAAATGGCCGGTTGAAACGCACCGCTGCGAATATTGGTAATCTGAAACATCTGAAATGTAACCAGGTTCATACGGCAAAGATTAAAGATGCCGCTTTGATCACTGGAAAAATATATCCAACTCCCGTCAGAAGAAAAACAAGGCGCGGTGTGCTGGGCGGCATCCCATGTCAAGGCCACACTTTCATGACCAGGTTCCTTAAGTGTTTTAATGTACAATTGCAAAAAATTGTTTCTTTCGCTGACATAGACCAAAGCGTTTCCATCCGGAGTCCAAACCGGCGACCTGTCGGCAAATCGATCCTGGGTTACAGAACGCAATGTCCCCGAGGACAGGTTATAAATAAAAATGTCGCTCACGCCGTTTTTAACGCCGGAGAGTGCGATCGTGCCGCCATCCGGCGACCAGGCCGGTGAAAATAAATCGTCGACCGGAATATTTTTTTTAATAAGCTTGCGTGTCTTTACATCAAGAAGGTAAAGATGTTTTTTCCCCTCGATCTGGGCCACAAAGGCAATTTGTCGCGAATCCGGCGACCAGGCAATGGGTCTTCCGCGAATATTGAAACTTTCAAATTTTATATGTGTAAACGCAACCCCCTTGCCGGCAGACCCGCGGGGTTTTAGATAAATTCGGAACCACTGTTCCCGATTTGAACAATAAGCCAAAGTGTGTCCGTCCGGCGACCAGGCTGCACCGGTGGTCAGGATTATGCGACCCGGCGGTGCATGATCGACCGGACTGGAAAAATTCCCGGGTTTTTCCCGCCCCTCGGTTTGCAGCCAATATTTTTGCCGGGCCCAAAACATAAATTCCCGGTTAAAATCCTGCAGCCCCATCCCCAGGGTCTCGCGCAAAATTTGTGAAAGCGCAATTTGATTTTTGAATTTTTTAAAAATAAGTGAAAGCTTGTCCTCGCCGAACCGTTCGGCGATATAGTGCATCGCCAACTGTGATTGCTTATACGCCAGATAAACATCCTCCAGATGATTAAACCCTTCCATGAGGGTCAATGGGACCAACCGTTCATAGTGGACCGCATCACGGATGATCATATCTGCATAACTATCCCAACTCTGTGCTGCATATTCAGCCAATCCTTCGATAATCCACATGGGGATCAAATAACCTTTATAGACACGAAATGAACGCATACCCTCGCCGTACAAAATGTTAAATTGGAGTGCGTGGATAAATTCGTGATAGACAACTTCACGTAATGATTTGGGTGAATCCGGCGCCGGCAAAGCAATCCGGTTTTTATAGGCTTCGGTAAAACCGCCTGTCCCCACCCCGATAATATGCGGCAAGATATTGGTTTGCTGAAAATCAATTTGGTTGCGGTACAGGAACAGCGGTGTTTTCAGGAGTGGTTTTTCCCGCAAAAGATGGGTGTCAAAACGATAAGCGTCCTCGGCGATTTCACACACTTCACGCGCCAGGACCTCTTCTTCAGGATAGTAGTGGATTTCAAAATGCTCGGTTTCAAATACTTGCCATTGAAATTGGCGTGTTTGGAGTTTGTTCTTGCCAAAAGTTCCGGCAACCACCGGAGCATGCAACGTAAAAAAACAAAATCCCATCAGCAGCAATACAGGCATGGAAGTAGGGAATTTCATTATTGAAAAACTTCCCCCTTTACAGCGGGCGTCATTCGATTGATTTCAAAAGATGGTCCCACTGGACCCCTCGTTTGAGTCCCTGCAAAACGCCCAGAACATTTTTGCGATGATGTTGTGAAGATCCCATGAGCCTTCGTAAGAAAGAAGGTCCCTCATCCCGCAATACCCTGGGCTTTCCTTTTAGTTTCGCGAGAAAAGCGGCAGTTTGAACGGCATCATCTAAATTCCCCAATTTATCAATCAATCCTTTTTGCAGGGCCTGACGTCCGGTAAATACCCTGCCATCGGATAAACGTTCCAAGTATTTTTTTATATCTTCAGGCAACATATCCGTAAGGTTTTTTTCCTGTTTCGCTGCCAATGCTTGTGCAAGTTTGTCCCCACGCGCGTCAAAGACCGCCTCGACAAATTGAGCATGCAGGTCGTCAATCATCCGCTGCATAATTTTTTTCTCGGATTTATTCATTTTTCTGGAAAAATCCCCGATATCTTTATACGGAACGCTTTTAACAACCTCCATATTCAGACCAAGTTTTTTCATTAATTCGCCCGCTTCCGGATATCGCAAGATCACACCGATAGAGCCGGTAATCGAACCGGGATTGGCATAAATCCGATCAGCCGCGCAGGCAATATAATAACCGCCGGATGCACAAACTTCGGACATCGATACCACCACCGGTTTTCCAAGCCGACGAATTTTTTTTATTTCCTCGGAAATTGATTGTGCGGAAGCGATTGTACCTCCGGGGGAATTGATCGAAATCACAATGGCACGAATCATGGGATGATCATTCATTTTATGCAATTGCATAATTATCCGACGATCTTCCAGGATCATCCCCTGCACTTCGATTAAGCCGATTGAACCGCCCGCTGACATTCGATACAGCGTGCGTCCCGCCAAAAGCGCAAGCAACACAAAGAACGCCAATCCGAGCGCAATAAAAACAAATTCTTTTCCCCATTTAAAGGCCATAACTGTTCTCCCGGAAAAATATTCAAAAGCTATTATAATACTTTCAATTGCTTTTATCCATGACTTTTACGATATCGTTCAGAATACCAATGGCATCCCCGCACTTCAGTATAGGGATGTATTCTTATCCAAATTAGAAAACCGGAATCCAGGCCGATTCAGTTACAGTGAATAACTCTTATTTGGAACAAGCTCCATCCCAATCACCTGATCGGCGCAGTGCTGCGCTGCCGGTCTTCATTTCTTTTTGGCGGTATTAAGGATCTCGTTTGCCAGCTTTTTTTTGTTTGCAGTTAAAGTATGCATACGTTTTTTCAAAAAAACAACAGCATCGTCTCCCATGAAAATCATCCCGCGCTTGACACAGTGCTCTAAATAAGTCCGGTTGCTGAATTCACTTGCCGCCGGATAATTTTGTGACAGGGCGCGCCAAAGCGAGCGTGTGATTCTTTGGGCATGTCCGCGGGAATGGTGAAACGCCACCACCGATTGGATTTCCGCATGCGTCATCCACCCCGCACCGGACATAAAATAGACGGCATCTTCAAGATATTCCACGCGGGGATTTTCAAAAGAATTTAACGACAGAACAGCATACCGGGAAAGCGCCCAAATTCCATTAAACGCATAACGAAAATCATCCAGCGTATGTTCGGGCGCGTAGTATTTAATTGTTTCAATCTGTTTACCGCCTTTGTCCTGCCAGGCCAGGGTTATCACGCCATGGGCCGCATTGGTTCTGAGCAGTTTTCCGCGGTATTTTTTTTTGAGAGCAAATTTTTTAATTTTTCTCATTGTTTCAAAACAGTCGCGATATTCTTCGTAGGGTACGGCGCCGGTTCGTTTCCCCATATAATCTTTAAGCCAGACTCTGACCTTTTCCCCTTTTTGCTCGAGAATGACGGCGGTTTCATCTTTGCGTTTTCCCCGCACATCATAAATAATTAATCGCGAAAACACAATTTCAGATTCCGCATCTTCGGCCGCCGGCATCGGGACCGGAAGTAAAAACAGCACTACTTGCAGAATAAGAATGCTTTTTTTTATCATGCCTTGTTTGTTTGGTTTTTCAGATAACTTTCAATAAACCCTTCGAGATATCCATCCATGACTTTATGCACGTCCCCCACCTCAAAATTGGTGCGGTGATCTTTGACCATACTATACGGCTGGAACACATAGGAACGAATTTGACTGCCAAAGGCAATTCCCATTTTTTCACCATACAGATTCTTGGTTTTTTCAGCTTTTTCTTCCTGGGCTTTTACATACAAGCGTGC of the bacterium genome contains:
- a CDS encoding STAS/SEC14 domain-containing protein, whose product is MEYNGKKIMDNDLSGLLPEKFINKMNKFENAVISQNDRNLLVLSDIENAQFSPASMIVLKKIAGTTAPYIKKYAIVGVKGIKKILFKAVQVVSTTSLEAFDSLEEAKKWLVE
- a CDS encoding delta-60 repeat domain-containing protein — encoded protein: MKTKTFFLSMILMIGLVLFGLVTKGYAASANDEFNPNADFAVHSLAVQADKKILVGVLFSNIGGIGKNRIARLNTDGSIDATFIPNADDAVRTLVEQADGKILAGDSFTSISGTPRNHIARLNTDGTLDIAFNSDASFFNRA
- the sppA gene encoding signal peptide peptidase SppA; protein product: MAFKWGKEFVFIALGLAFFVLLALLAGRTLYRMSAGGSIGLIEVQGMILEDRRIIMQLHKMNDHPMIRAIVISINSPGGTIASAQSISEEIKKIRRLGKPVVVSMSEVCASGGYYIACAADRIYANPGSITGSIGVILRYPEAGELMKKLGLNMEVVKSVPYKDIGDFSRKMNKSEKKIMQRMIDDLHAQFVEAVFDARGDKLAQALAAKQEKNLTDMLPEDIKKYLERLSDGRVFTGRQALQKGLIDKLGNLDDAVQTAAFLAKLKGKPRVLRDEGPSFLRRLMGSSQHHRKNVLGVLQGLKRGVQWDHLLKSIE